Genomic DNA from Methanofollis sp. W23:
CGAACTGAGGGAGCGTATGCGTCAGATGGAGTCGGAAAAGCGCTATGTCGAGACGCAGAAGATTCGCTACGAGCGCGAGATGCGCAAGCTCCGGAGCGAGATAGAACAGCTCAGGAGCCCTCCTCTTGTCGTCGGGGAGATCATCGATATCATCGATAACAACCGGGTCATCGTCAGGAGTAGCGCAGGGCCGCGTTTCCTGGTCAGGGTCTCACAGTTCATCGAGCCCAAGGACCTCAAGGCCGGGAGCCGGTGTACCCTGAACCAGCAGTCGCTGGCGCTGATCGAGGTGCTGCCGCAGAACTACGACCCGCAGGTCTATGGGATGGAAGTAGAAGAGCGGCCCGACGCGATCTATTCTGATATCGGCGGGCTTGAGAACGAGATCAGAGAGGTGAAGGAGGCGGTGGAGCTCCCGCTCAAGAGGCCAGACCTCTTCGAGAAGGTGGGGATCACCCCGCCGAAGGGCGTGCTCCTCTATGGGCCGCCAGGCACCGGCAAGACCCTGCTGGCGCGTGCGGTGGCGCATGAGACGAACGCCTACTTCCTCAGGGTGGTCGGGTCCGAACTGGTGCAGAAGTACATCGGGGAAGGCGCGCGGCTGGTCCGCGAGCTCTTCGAGCTTGCAAAGGACAAGGCGCCGACGATCATCTTCATCGACGAGATCGATGCGGTGGGGGCGCACAGGACCGAGTCGATCACCTCGGGCGACCGCGAGGTTCAGCGGACCCTGATGCAGTTGCTCGCCGGGATGGACGGGTTTGACGTACGAGGCGACGTGAAGATCATCGGGGCGACGAACCGGATCGATATTCTCGACCCCGCCCTGTTGCGGCCAGGACGGTTTGACCGGATCATCGAGATCCCCCTGCCTGACCCTGAGGGGCGTCTCTCGATCCTGAAGATCCATACAAACGGGATGAACCTCGGGTCTGACATCGACCTCGTGGAGGTCGCCAGGATCACGGAGGGACGGAATGGCGCCGACCTGCATGCGATCTGCATGGAAGCCGGGATGTTTGCCATCAGGGACGAGCGGACCGAGGTACGCCAGGACGACTTTATCCGTGCGATGCAGAAGGTCTCTTCGGGTTATGTCCGTCCGCCCATCAAGAATACGTTCGGCGAGATGTTCGCCTGAATATTTTTTTTCTTTTTTTTTTGTTTTGTGGCCCTGTAGAAATCCGTACCTATGGTGGAGAGAATGTGACGACTCAACCACCTTCCCATTATCTCTCGCCGGGAACGCTGCCCCCGGGCCCCAGGACAAAGATTGGAGGGGGAAGGCACAATCAATGACCTTGAGGATGGGATTGCCGTCCCCCGCCTATCTGACGCGGGGGGTCCGGGGGGTGCAACTCCCCTGGCGCGAGACGGCAGGAAATATTCTGCGGTAGGGGCGGCACATCGGATCGACGTGCCTTCCCAGATCTTCACGCCGGAGGCGTTGTCCTCACGTCCCCCCGGGACGAATATTGGGGCAGAATGGCACAATAGACGAATATGAGGGGTTGCATCCTTGTCCTATCGTGCGGCGCAGGGACGGGTGGCGGCACGCCCCTCGCCATGGTGGTCGGGATGGCACATTGATCTGACCCACCACCCTCATTCGCAGGACCATCACACTCATCTCGCGCCGGGGGCGCCGCACACGTCCCCGGGAATAGACATGAATTCCTACAGGATCGGGTTGTCCTCTTTTTTTGCGCTGTAGAGATCGCGCGGCAAAATTTCTATCTCTCAAGGGAGGAGGGGAGATGACGCTCATCAGATCTCTAGTGCCGCCGCTGATACCCCGTCATGATCGGTGAGAGAGGGGCGCCGCTTCTCATAACTGCGAAGAATTCCGCAGTTATAGGACCGGTTATCGTGGAAGACGTCGGATCATATCCAGATATGAAGACGATCCACATTCTCATCATCTCGGGCTGCCTCCTCCTTGTATTCATGACGGCCGGGTGCACCTCATCGGCCGGCGCCCCTGAAGACGCCGATAGGACACTTGTCGAATATCACCTCAGCGGCGGGTTCATGGGCGCCAACGAGACCGTCGTCGTCTATGCGAACAGGACCGCAGTCGTCTCCAGGCACGGCGAAGAGACGCTCGTCCCCCTCGACCAGACGACGGTGGACAACATCACCGGGTTCATCACTTCTGAGGACTACCAGAGTCTTGGACCAGAGTACCACCCGGCATTCCAGGGCTACGACCTCTTCTCGTACCAGGTGACGACCGCGGGCAAGACGGTCTGTGCAGAGGACGGGGCGGTCCCACCGGCACTGTCAGGGCTCATCGACGAGTTGAACGGGATCGCGACCCGTGCCCTCTAATTTTTTTATCGTCGGGTCCTGGAGAAGCAGACCTGCACTCGAAGACCGGTACGTTTTCTCATGCTTCTCTCGACTCGCACTCCCTGGAGAAATCAGAGGCGGAAAAAAGATCCTGAAGAGAGTTTTGCTCCGTCCCTTTGATCTCTCTCTGGCGGGGTGCTGGCCGCCCCCAAACCCCCCGCACCACGAGAGGTCGTGGACGGCACTCCCTCTTCAGGGATTATGAATATGCCTTCCCGGCCCGCCCTATCTCCACACCTGGGGTCCGCGGCGAGAGGGACGGGAAGGCGTGATGATCAGACGTGCCGCCCCCGGCCATTGAATTTTTCCTGCCATCTCGCGCGAGGATAGGCGGGGGGGCGGCAATTCGATAGTGGTCCTACGTGATACCTTGCTTCGAAGAAGGAGCACGGGTCCATGCCCATTTCAGAGACCCACGATCATCTTCATCCTGTATGCCCGGGCCCAGGGGTTCATGCCCGATTCTACAGAACCCTGATTTCAGAGATGATGAGTGAACCAGAATGGCTGAGAAAACGATCTCAGAGTGCGGTGCCCCCTCCCCCCTCGCCTCTCTTCTGTGGGGGGGGCGGGGTGCGGCACGTTCCCTGGCAGAGAGCATCACCTGGAGGAATTCTATAGATCCAGACTATGAGGTCATCCCAAAACTCTCCTGGGGTGTCCATCTCCTCGAACCGAAGCACGTCCTTCCAGAAATTCTAAACACTTAACCTCCACCGGGGGGCTTCCCGCCCCCATCGCCATCCCCAGGGTCCGGGCGGCAAGCCCCCCGGTGCAGTGGTGTGGGAAGGCATGAATGCACGGGTGCGCAATGAAGAAGAGAGGATATTTCCACCATATCCATCGCTATCTCCTGAGAGGGAGAAGGTTGGAGAGTTTTGGGATATGCTCTATGAAAGATCTCCAGCCCTCCCACCCACACCCTTTATCCCCCTGGCAGTGCTCATGGAGATCGATCATGCACCGACTCATCAGGTTCCTGGTCCAGGTCTCACGGGCGCTTTCATATGTCCTCGTCTTCTCTCTTGGCGTCCCGATTTTCCTCGACCTCGCGCTCGGCCTCCAGGGTGCCCCGCTCCTCGGACTGGTCACCTCGAGTTTTCTCTTCCAGGCCGCGGCCGCCGCCGTCGGGGTCTCGCTCGGGCTCCACCCGGGCCTCATCCTCCTGGTCATGACCTCCTTCGCCCTCGGGATGGTGCTTGCGATCTTCCAGGTCTGCGACACCTCCTCAGAACAGTCAGAGCGGGTCAACCGGTGGATCCAGGGGATCGGCGAGAAGGCGAAGAAGATCACGGTCCTGGATAAATATGGGGTTTACTCACTCATCTTCATCTCCTGGCTCCCTGGCCTCGGGCTGTACGCCTGCCCGGTCATCGCCTGGATCTTCGGGTGGGAGCGGAAGGCTGCGGTGCTCTTCATCCTCCTCGGGTGGTTCCTCGCCTCGCTTGCCGTACTTCTCACCTCCCTCGGGCTTGTCAAGATCGTCTTCTGAGGCCAGGAGACCGGAAAGATTTATTCAGGGTCATGACGTAGAGTGCCCGTCCATCACCAGACTCGACCGCACCGACCGCTACAGATCGCTGGAATCCCGTCTTTGAGCGCCCGACACACCTTTCGTCTGGAGAACAGTACGCCGGAGGGAAAAAATGGAAGAAACCGGTGCCCCGGTCATATACGAAGACTTTCAACTGCCATGGTGGGCCGTGGTGCTCGAGGGGATCGCGGCCCTTGTCATCGGGGTCCTCCTCCTGACCACTCCAGGGATCACGATGGTCGTGATCGTCCAGTTCCTCGGGATCCTATGGCTCTTTGGAGGAGTCCTCGCGCTCATCGGCGCGGTATCGATCCGTGAAAATAGGGGATGGAACATCCTCTCGGCGGTCCTCGGGATCCTTGCCGGGATCGTGATCCTGCTCTACCCTATCTATGCCCCGTTCGTGCTCCTGACCTTTCTGATCATCGTGCTCGGGATCTGGGGGATCGTATACGGGATCACCAGACTTGTCTGGGCCATGCAGGGCGGGGGTGTCGGGACCGGGGTCCTCGGGCTCCTGAGCCTGATCTTCGGGGTGATCCTCATTATCAACCCGCTCATCGGCGCCGTCACGCTCCCGTTCATCTTCGGGGCCTTTGCGATCGTCGGCGGGATCGCGGCGATCGTGGCCGGGATCAGGGCGAAGTGAAAAGATATATGAGATGACCGCATGGCAGAGGCGATCCCGGAGGAGAGACGATGCCAGAACAGTTCAAAGGAGTGATCAACCTGGACATCAGGGACTCGGTCCCTGACTGGACCCCATATGAAGCCCCCAGAGCCCCGAAGGACGCACCCAACGTCCTGATGATCGTCCTCGACGACGTCGGGTTCTCCGCATTTTCCTGTTATGGCGGCCTGATCGAGACGCCGAACATCGACCGCATCGCCGGGGACGGACTTCTCTACACCCAGTGGCACACCACCGCCCTCTGCTCGCCGACCCGCGCCTGCCTGCTCACCGGCCGCAACCACACCACCGCCGGGATGGCCTGCATCGCCGAAGGGACCACCGGGTTCCCGAACTCGAACGGGCACATCCCCTTCGAGTGCGCCACCCTTGCCGAGGTGCTCGTCGAGGCGGGGTACGGCACCTGCATGCTCGGCAAGTGGCATCTCTGCCCTGAAGAGGAGATGCACCTCGCCTCGACGCGGCGCAACTGGCCGGTCGGCCGCGGGTTCGAACGCTATTACGGTTTCCTTGGAGGCGAGACAAACCAGTATTTCCCATCTCTCGTCTCTGACAACCACCCGGTCGACCAGCCAGAGACCCCCGAGGCGGGGTATCACCTCACCGAAGATCTCACCGACCAGGCGATCACGTACCTTCGCGACCTCAGGCAGATCGATCCGCACAAACCCTTCTTCATGTACTATGCTCCCGGCGCCACCCATGCCCCGCACCATGTCCCGAAAGAATGGACCGAGCGGTACGCCGGGAAGTTCGACGAGGGCTACGAGCACTACCGGGAGGAGGTGCTGGCGCGCCAGAAGGAGATGGGGATCGTCCCGCCCGAGACCGAACTCCCGCCCGTCAACCCGATCGGCACGCCCGAGAGCAGGGAAGGCCCTGACGGAGAGCCCTTCCCCGAGACCGACCACACCCTCTCCTGGGACTCGCTCTCAGACGAGGAAAAACGACTCTTCTCCAGGATGGCCGAGGTCTATGCCGGGTTCCTCAGCCACACCGACCACCAGATCGGCAGGATCATCTCCTACCTGGAGGAGGCCGGGGAACTGGAGAACACCCTCATCGTCCTGGCCTCTGACAACGGCGCCAGTGCCGAGGGCGGGCCGTACGGCTCGGTCAATGAGAACAAGTTCTTCAACGGGATCCCGGAGAGCCCGGAAGAGAACTTCACGATGCTCGACCTCCTCGGCGGCCCTGAGACCTACAACCACTACTGCAACGGATGGGCGATGGCCTTCAACACGCCCTTCAAGATGTGGAAACGCTACTGCTATGCCGGCGGGATCGCAGACCCCCTCATCATCCACTGGCCGAAGGGGTTCCTGGCGCGGGGCGAGATGAGGCACCAATACCATCATGCCGTCGACATCGCCCCGACGGTCCTCGAGTGCGTCGGACTCAAGATGCCCGAGACCGTGAAGGGCGTCACCCAGTGGCCGCTCGAAGGGGCGAGCATGCGCTACTCCTTCGACGCACCGGGTGCTGAGAGCCGCAAAGAGACCCAGTATTACACGATGCTCGGGAGCCGTGGGATCTGGCACCGGGGCTGGAAGGCGGTCACCACCCACCCGACGCTCTCCGGGTGGGGAGGGTTCATGGAGGACACCTGGGAACTCTACCATACCGATACCGACCGTTCGGAAGTGCGAAATCTCGCGGAAGAAAATCCCGGGACGCTCGAACACCTCAAGGCCCTCTGGTTCCACGAGGCCGGGCGGTACGGCGGGCTTCCGCTCGACGACCGGCCTGCGATCGAGGTGCTCACCTCGCCCAGGCCGCACCCGGCGCCGCGGCGAAATCTCTTCGTCTACTATCCAGGGACAACCCCTGTCCCCCAGTCGGTGGGCGTGAATATCCGCAACCAGTCGTACGCCATCGCCGCCGAGGTGGAGGTTCCGGACGGCGGGGGCGGGGGCGTGCTCTTTGCCCAGGGCGACACCTTTGGCGGACATGCCCTCTATATCAGAGAGAACCGTCTCCACTATGTCTACAATTTTGCGGGCAGCATCGAACAGCAGGTCAGCAGCGTCGTCGAGGTACCGACAGGCTCCTGCATCCTCTCGGCGGTCTTCA
This window encodes:
- a CDS encoding arylsulfatase — protein: MPEQFKGVINLDIRDSVPDWTPYEAPRAPKDAPNVLMIVLDDVGFSAFSCYGGLIETPNIDRIAGDGLLYTQWHTTALCSPTRACLLTGRNHTTAGMACIAEGTTGFPNSNGHIPFECATLAEVLVEAGYGTCMLGKWHLCPEEEMHLASTRRNWPVGRGFERYYGFLGGETNQYFPSLVSDNHPVDQPETPEAGYHLTEDLTDQAITYLRDLRQIDPHKPFFMYYAPGATHAPHHVPKEWTERYAGKFDEGYEHYREEVLARQKEMGIVPPETELPPVNPIGTPESREGPDGEPFPETDHTLSWDSLSDEEKRLFSRMAEVYAGFLSHTDHQIGRIISYLEEAGELENTLIVLASDNGASAEGGPYGSVNENKFFNGIPESPEENFTMLDLLGGPETYNHYCNGWAMAFNTPFKMWKRYCYAGGIADPLIIHWPKGFLARGEMRHQYHHAVDIAPTVLECVGLKMPETVKGVTQWPLEGASMRYSFDAPGAESRKETQYYTMLGSRGIWHRGWKAVTTHPTLSGWGGFMEDTWELYHTDTDRSEVRNLAEENPGTLEHLKALWFHEAGRYGGLPLDDRPAIEVLTSPRPHPAPRRNLFVYYPGTTPVPQSVGVNIRNQSYAIAAEVEVPDGGGGGVLFAQGDTFGGHALYIRENRLHYVYNFAGSIEQQVSSVVEVPTGSCILSAVFTKTGEEPKGTAHGRLALYIDERMVGEGEIKTQPGKFSLSGGGISVGLQQGSQVTADYPGERPWRFTGTLKKVVVDVSGEPYVHLETEGEAMMSRE
- a CDS encoding small multi-drug export protein, giving the protein MHRLIRFLVQVSRALSYVLVFSLGVPIFLDLALGLQGAPLLGLVTSSFLFQAAAAAVGVSLGLHPGLILLVMTSFALGMVLAIFQVCDTSSEQSERVNRWIQGIGEKAKKITVLDKYGVYSLIFISWLPGLGLYACPVIAWIFGWERKAAVLFILLGWFLASLAVLLTSLGLVKIVF
- a CDS encoding proteasome-activating nucleotidase; the protein is MGDSGCDPTDLQNNEELCKCLLERISSLENRNLELRERMRQMESEKRYVETQKIRYEREMRKLRSEIEQLRSPPLVVGEIIDIIDNNRVIVRSSAGPRFLVRVSQFIEPKDLKAGSRCTLNQQSLALIEVLPQNYDPQVYGMEVEERPDAIYSDIGGLENEIREVKEAVELPLKRPDLFEKVGITPPKGVLLYGPPGTGKTLLARAVAHETNAYFLRVVGSELVQKYIGEGARLVRELFELAKDKAPTIIFIDEIDAVGAHRTESITSGDREVQRTLMQLLAGMDGFDVRGDVKIIGATNRIDILDPALLRPGRFDRIIEIPLPDPEGRLSILKIHTNGMNLGSDIDLVEVARITEGRNGADLHAICMEAGMFAIRDERTEVRQDDFIRAMQKVSSGYVRPPIKNTFGEMFA
- a CDS encoding HdeD family acid-resistance protein, whose amino-acid sequence is MEETGAPVIYEDFQLPWWAVVLEGIAALVIGVLLLTTPGITMVVIVQFLGILWLFGGVLALIGAVSIRENRGWNILSAVLGILAGIVILLYPIYAPFVLLTFLIIVLGIWGIVYGITRLVWAMQGGGVGTGVLGLLSLIFGVILIINPLIGAVTLPFIFGAFAIVGGIAAIVAGIRAK